A portion of the Vulpes vulpes isolate BD-2025 chromosome 5, VulVul3, whole genome shotgun sequence genome contains these proteins:
- the RCOR2 gene encoding REST corepressor 2 isoform X2, with translation MPSVMEKPSAGSGILSRSRAKTAPNGGQPHSEDDSSEEEHSHDSMIRVGTNYQAVIPECKPESPARYSNKELKGMLVWSPNHCVSDAKLDKYIAMAKEKHGYNIEQALGMLLWHKHDVEKSLADLANFTPFPDEWTVEDKVLFEQAFGFHGKCFQRIQQMLPDKLIPSLVKYYYSWKKTRSRTSVMDRQARRLGGRKDKEDSDELEEGRGAVSEGEPDAGDPKREPLPSRPLNTRPGPGKKEAQGSQYRHHPLRTRRRPPKGMYLSPEGLTAVSGSPDLANLTLRGLDSQLISLKRQVQSMKQTNSSLRQALEGGIDPLRPPEANTKFNSRWTTDEQLLAVQGADHLRLDLCAPIATPRACPPSTSHLPVPAAPTAEATFAYCSHPAPPATPAPAGSFPPAPSGPKPAPPTSHPPCSGCLPPQCPPRPTASTHPDWSPSGASSTLTVSPEALHPPSSRTLLLASLRTEGTTELLARPFQRSRAASGHSLDLWALHRFLAAEPLPPPWPGAGAQEPSELT, from the exons ATGCCCTCGGTGATGGAGAAGCCGAGCGCGGGCTCCGGGATCCTGTCCCGCAGCCGGGCCAAGACGGCGCCCAACGGTGGACAGCCCCACTCGGAAGATGACAGCAGCGAGGAGGAGCACTCGCACG ACAGCATGATCCGCGTTGGAACCAATTACCAGGCCGTAATTCCGGAGTGCAAGCCTG AGAGCCCTGCACGCTACAGTAACAAGGAGCTGAAGGGGATGCTGGTGTGGTCACCCAACCACTGTGTGTCTGATGCCAAGC TTGACAAGTACATTGCGATGGCCAAGGAGAAGCATGGCTACAACATTGAGCAG gcactgggcaTGCTCTTATGGCATAAGCATGATGTGGAGAAGTCACTGGCCGACTTGGCCAACTTCACCCCGTTCCCAGATGAGTGGACCGTGGAGGACAAGGTGCTGTTTGAACAGGCCTTTGGCTTCCATGGCAAATGTTTCCAGCGGATCCAGCAGATG CTGCCTGACAAGCTGATCCCCAGCCTGGTGAAGTATTACTACTCATGGAAGAAGACCCGCAGTCGGACCAGTGTGATGGACAGACAGGCTCGGCGACTGGGGGGCCGGAAGGACAAAGAAGACAG TGATGAGCTAGAAGAGGGCCGAGGAGCTGTGAGTGAGGGAGAGCCAGATGCTGGAGACCCCAAGAGAGAG CCTCTGCCCTCTCGGCCCCTGAATACCCGCCCAGGCCCCGGGAAAAAGGAGGCCCAGGGTTCTCAGTACCGCCACCATCCCCTGCGAACCCGGCGTCGCCCACCCAAGGGCATGTACCTGAGCCCCGAGGGCCTCACGGCTGTGTCAGGAAGCCCAGACCTCGCCAACCTCACGCTTCGAGGCCTTGATTCCCAGCTTATCTCCCTGAAGCGCCAG GTGCAAAGCATGAAGCAGACCAACAGCAGCCTCCGCCAAGCGCTGGAGGGTGGCATCGATCCATTGCGCCCTCCTGAG GCCAACACCAAGTTCAACTCCCGCTGGACCACGGATGAGCAGCTTTTGGCTGTCCAAG GTGCAGATCACCTCCGTCTCGACCTCTGTGCCCCGATCGCTACCCCCCGTGCCtgccccccctccacctcccacctccctgtcCCAGCCGCCCCCACTGCTGAGGCCACCTTTGCCTACTGCTCCCACCCTGCTCCGCCAGCCACCCCCGCTCCAGCAGGGTCGTTTCCTCCAGCCCCGTCTGGCCCCAAACCAGCCCCCCCCACCTCTCATCCGCCCTGCTCTGGCTGCCTCCCGCCACAGTGCCCGCCCCGGCCCACAGCCTCCACCCACCCTGATTGGAGCCCCTCTGGAGCCTCCAGCACCCTCACTGTGAGCCCTGAGGCCCTCCACCCACCAAGCTCCAGAACCCTGTTGCTGGCTTCACTAAGGACAGAAGGGACTACAGAGCTTTTGGCCAGGCCTTTTCAAAGATCCAGAGCTGCCAGTGGGCACAGTCTGGACCTGTGGGCTCTGCACAGATTTCTGGCAGCTgagcctctgcccccaccctggccaggagctggggctcAGGAGCCTTCAGAGCTGACCTGA
- the RCOR2 gene encoding REST corepressor 2 isoform X1 encodes MPSVMEKPSAGSGILSRSRAKTAPNGGQPHSEDDSSEEEHSHDSMIRVGTNYQAVIPECKPESPARYSNKELKGMLVWSPNHCVSDAKLDKYIAMAKEKHGYNIEQALGMLLWHKHDVEKSLADLANFTPFPDEWTVEDKVLFEQAFGFHGKCFQRIQQMLPDKLIPSLVKYYYSWKKTRSRTSVMDRQARRLGGRKDKEDSDELEEGRGAVSEGEPDAGDPKREPLPSRPLNTRPGPGKKEAQGSQYRHHPLRTRRRPPKGMYLSPEGLTAVSGSPDLANLTLRGLDSQLISLKRQVQSMKQTNSSLRQALEGGIDPLRPPEANTKFNSRWTTDEQLLAVQAIRRYGKDFGAIAEVIGNKTLTQVKTFFVSYRRRFNLEEVLQEWEAEQDGAPGAPVPMEESRRGASLPASALEEDDEVQITSVSTSVPRSLPPVPAPPPPPTSLSQPPPLLRPPLPTAPTLLRQPPPLQQGRFLQPRLAPNQPPPPLIRPALAASRHSARPGPQPPPTLIGAPLEPPAPSL; translated from the exons ATGCCCTCGGTGATGGAGAAGCCGAGCGCGGGCTCCGGGATCCTGTCCCGCAGCCGGGCCAAGACGGCGCCCAACGGTGGACAGCCCCACTCGGAAGATGACAGCAGCGAGGAGGAGCACTCGCACG ACAGCATGATCCGCGTTGGAACCAATTACCAGGCCGTAATTCCGGAGTGCAAGCCTG AGAGCCCTGCACGCTACAGTAACAAGGAGCTGAAGGGGATGCTGGTGTGGTCACCCAACCACTGTGTGTCTGATGCCAAGC TTGACAAGTACATTGCGATGGCCAAGGAGAAGCATGGCTACAACATTGAGCAG gcactgggcaTGCTCTTATGGCATAAGCATGATGTGGAGAAGTCACTGGCCGACTTGGCCAACTTCACCCCGTTCCCAGATGAGTGGACCGTGGAGGACAAGGTGCTGTTTGAACAGGCCTTTGGCTTCCATGGCAAATGTTTCCAGCGGATCCAGCAGATG CTGCCTGACAAGCTGATCCCCAGCCTGGTGAAGTATTACTACTCATGGAAGAAGACCCGCAGTCGGACCAGTGTGATGGACAGACAGGCTCGGCGACTGGGGGGCCGGAAGGACAAAGAAGACAG TGATGAGCTAGAAGAGGGCCGAGGAGCTGTGAGTGAGGGAGAGCCAGATGCTGGAGACCCCAAGAGAGAG CCTCTGCCCTCTCGGCCCCTGAATACCCGCCCAGGCCCCGGGAAAAAGGAGGCCCAGGGTTCTCAGTACCGCCACCATCCCCTGCGAACCCGGCGTCGCCCACCCAAGGGCATGTACCTGAGCCCCGAGGGCCTCACGGCTGTGTCAGGAAGCCCAGACCTCGCCAACCTCACGCTTCGAGGCCTTGATTCCCAGCTTATCTCCCTGAAGCGCCAG GTGCAAAGCATGAAGCAGACCAACAGCAGCCTCCGCCAAGCGCTGGAGGGTGGCATCGATCCATTGCGCCCTCCTGAG GCCAACACCAAGTTCAACTCCCGCTGGACCACGGATGAGCAGCTTTTGGCTGTCCAAG CCATCCGTAGGTACGGCAAAGACTTTGGTGCTATCGCAGAGGTGATTGGGAACAAAACTCTGACCCAAGTGAAGACCTTCTTTGTGAGCTACCGACGCCGCTTCAATCTGGAGGAGGTGCTGCAGGAGTGGGAGGCTGAGCAGGAtggggccccaggagccccagtccCCATGGAGGAGTCTAGGAGAGGGGCCTCCTTGCCAGCCTCTGCCCTAGAGGAAGATGATGAG GTGCAGATCACCTCCGTCTCGACCTCTGTGCCCCGATCGCTACCCCCCGTGCCtgccccccctccacctcccacctccctgtcCCAGCCGCCCCCACTGCTGAGGCCACCTTTGCCTACTGCTCCCACCCTGCTCCGCCAGCCACCCCCGCTCCAGCAGGGTCGTTTCCTCCAGCCCCGTCTGGCCCCAAACCAGCCCCCCCCACCTCTCATCCGCCCTGCTCTGGCTGCCTCCCGCCACAGTGCCCGCCCCGGCCCACAGCCTCCACCCACCCTGATTGGAGCCCCTCTGGAGCCTCCAGCACCCTCACTGTGA